Below is a genomic region from Granulicella sp. L56.
CGGCACCTAAACTCAAGGCAATAGCGCTAGCAGCGGTCAGAAGACACATCCTCGGCATTAAAAATTTGTTCTTGCGCGGACGAATTGTATTCATAGATGGTCATGTCCCTCACACGCTCGATTGTAGAGGATTGTTACGGTCCCAACACACCGGAGCCGACCTACGCATTCGCCGCAGCAAGCAGAAAAACCAGCGGGGCGTTCCAATTGATCGCGATCTCGTTGAGCGAATAGGCCCGCTGATCGTCAATCCACATACGCATCGGTGGCTGCTTTTTCATTTGGTTCGCCACAGCGTCGCCACCACCGGCATTGGGTCCACCCGAGAGCAAACCCGGCCAGGGAGCAGTAATTCCATCGGCCGCGCTGGGCCGATGATGGGGATGCTCAAACGGACGCACACCCAGCTGCGTCACCCACGACACCCCAAAGCAGTTGCGCCCAACGATATAGTGCAGGTTGTTCAGCGCCGTATCTCGCACCACTTGATCAGCGTGAAGATGATCTGCAATCCACAACAGCAGCGACTGATTGCCAGCCACGGCATTCGATCCCCACACATAATCCTGCAACGCGAGCGTGTTGCCGTAGCCGTTCTTCCGGCTGCGCTCGATCAGCACGCCAGCCGTACGCAGCGTCGCCTCGCGAATGCGTCCTTTCACGCCAGCATCGCCGTGCCGTTCCGCCAGCGCATACGTCCAGTAAGCCATCGAAGCTACGTTGCTCCAATCCGGTTCCGTGATCGTCAGCGTGACGCCATTCGCAGGCATTGCGGAGAGAAAAGCCTTCTCATACTGCGGCTCTCCGGTCGTACGCCACAGCTCCGCCGAAGCCCACAGAATCTCATCGCCACAATGTTCATCTCCATACCCTCCGGTCGAGACCGACGGCGGGTTAGTAAAGGTCACATTGGGATGCGCCACCGCCCACGCCCAGCCCCGACGCGCCGCTGTGAGACACCGTTGCGTAAACGCAGCGTCATAAGGGCCGTAGCAGCGCGCCGCAATCGCCAAGACAGCGGCAAGGTCCGCGGTCGCGCATGTGCTCTTGTACGGTGCCTCTCCCGTGCCGATGACATAGCTGGTCAACGAATCATCCTGCGGCATGATGAAGTCGCAGAAATGTTCGCTCGTCTGCTTATGCCAGACGCCGCCGTCGGCGTCCTGCAAGGAAAGCATCCATTCCAGGTTCCAGCGCACCTCGGCAAGATAGTCCGGCAGTTTGCCGCCGCTCTCAGGGATATCCAACGAGAGACGCCGCAACGCCTGCGGATAAAGCTCCCACGCCCAAAGCAATGTGCCGGTCGAGATTCCTGAGTTCACCACATAGCGGCCATAGTCACCAGCGTCGTGCCATCCGCCATGGTTTGCTATCGAACCACTCTTCCCCGAGGTCGCATGATAAGCTCCCGCAACGTGACATACTGGGTGCTTATAGCCTCCGCCAAGATCGACAGCACAGCCGCAACGTTGTCCGTAGAACCCACGCATGGCCTTCTGTAAAGCTGCAGCATACGGTTGCATTGCAATCGGAAACGGATCGCTGCGGAGATCACCAACCTGAAGCTGATATATGCCTTCCGTCCGTAATGCGGAGAAGTCGGCCACGCTCGCCCGATCACCCGATGCCGCATCGCTGACAGGCTGCCCCAATCGGCCCCTGAAGGCCACGGCATCATGAGCGACAGAGCAAATCTGAAATTCACGCCGGCTCATATCTGACAAGCAGACCGTAGCCTGCTTCGCGCCGGAGGAAGAATAGCCAAGCTGATTCAAAAAAATACCGCCGCTCTTCGCAGCTTCCTCAGAACGACCTCCCAGTTCCGCCAACGCTCGGACTCCGGGATGAAGCACCGTCACACCAGCGCCCAGATATCGCAATGCCTCTCTACGTTTCATCGAGCAATCTTAGCGCAAACTCACTTTACTTTTGACGAGGTTCATTCTGACCTTCGAGGTCATTCTCTGCAGAAGGATTGATTACTCGTCTCACACGTCCCTTCGCCACAACGGCAAGCGACAAGCCTTCTTCGCCTTTGGTCCTTGCGTGTTTGCTGTGGCCGACACGCTGCGAGTGATAGATTCCGGCGTGGCCTGAGAACAGGTAGCTCACCACGCAGGCGATTGCTGCATAGGCCCCGGCCTCGGCGCCAAACAGTTCCACCGCCATCAGCGATGACGCAATCGGGGTATTGGCCGCACCTG
It encodes:
- a CDS encoding glycoside hydrolase family 9 protein, which produces MKRREALRYLGAGVTVLHPGVRALAELGGRSEEAAKSGGIFLNQLGYSSSGAKQATVCLSDMSRREFQICSVAHDAVAFRGRLGQPVSDAASGDRASVADFSALRTEGIYQLQVGDLRSDPFPIAMQPYAAALQKAMRGFYGQRCGCAVDLGGGYKHPVCHVAGAYHATSGKSGSIANHGGWHDAGDYGRYVVNSGISTGTLLWAWELYPQALRRLSLDIPESGGKLPDYLAEVRWNLEWMLSLQDADGGVWHKQTSEHFCDFIMPQDDSLTSYVIGTGEAPYKSTCATADLAAVLAIAARCYGPYDAAFTQRCLTAARRGWAWAVAHPNVTFTNPPSVSTGGYGDEHCGDEILWASAELWRTTGEPQYEKAFLSAMPANGVTLTITEPDWSNVASMAYWTYALAERHGDAGVKGRIREATLRTAGVLIERSRKNGYGNTLALQDYVWGSNAVAGNQSLLLWIADHLHADQVVRDTALNNLHYIVGRNCFGVSWVTQLGVRPFEHPHHRPSAADGITAPWPGLLSGGPNAGGGDAVANQMKKQPPMRMWIDDQRAYSLNEIAINWNAPLVFLLAAANA